CCAGGAGCTCGTGCACGCGCACGGGCTGGGGACGGTCCCTCAGGAGCACCCGGTCCACCTCGCGGAAGACGTAGGCGTCGCTGGCGAGCTGCGCGGTGGTCTGTCCCACCAGCACCTGGGTGCCGTACTGCTTGTTGGCCGCTTCCAGCCGGCCGGCCATGCCCACCGCGTCGCCCATGACGGTGTAGTTCGACTTGAGCTCGCTGCCCATGTCGCCCACCAGCAGGTCGCCCGTGTCGATGCCGGCGCGCACCGACAGCCGGTGGCCGAACTGCTTCTCCCAGAGGGGCTGCTTCTGCGCGAGCGCCGCGTGGAGCTTCAGCGCCGCCTCGCAGGCCAGGTGCGCGTGGCGGTCCGTGCGCACGGGCGCGCCCCAGAAGGCCATCACCGAGTCGCCGATGTACTTGTCCACCTGCCCCGCCGTGGCGCGCACCACGGCGGTCATCTCCGTGAGGAAGGTGTTGAGCAGCGGCACCAGTTGCTCCGGCGGCAGCGCTTCGGACAGGCGCGTGAAGCCCTCGATGTCGCAGAGGTACACGGTCATCTGCCGGCGCTCCGGCTTCATCAGGCTCACGTCGCGCGCCACCAGCCGCGCCACGTCCGGGCTCACGTAGCGGCCCAGCGCGCTGTGCACGAACTCGCGCACGTCCTGTTCGGTGCGGAAGGCGTAGAGGGTCGTCACCAGGAACGCGAGCCCGCCGGACCACAGCGGCCCCGCGACGGCCACCCACACCTGGTCATGGACGAAGACGTAGCCCGCCGCGCCCACGTAGCCCGCCCCGGCCGCCACCGCCACGCAGACGAAGAGGAAGGCGCCGCCCACGGAGCGCAGGAGCCAGCTGAACGACAGCGCCAGGAACGCGCCGATGAACGCGAGCCCCATGGTGGCGAGCATGTCCACCTTCGGCGGCGCGCGGGTGATGCCGTTCGACGCGAGGATGTTGGCGAGCGCCTGGCCCAGCACGGCGCCGTTGGCGATGCCCGGCCCGATGGGCGTCACCCGGCGCTCGGGCGCGTAGCTGCTGGTGTTGGTGAGGATGACGGCGCGGCCTTCCAGATCGTGGTCGAAGCGGACCGGCCGCGCCTCCTGCGAGTCGAAGAGGTTGAGCAGCACGTTCCACGCGCGGATGGAGCGGGCCAGCGGGCCGCGCGCGCCGCGGGTGGCGGCCGGGGCCTCCCAGCGCAGCAGGCTGTAGCCGGCCGCGTCCATGGGCACGGAGTACTTGTCCCCGATGTAGAGGCGCCCGTCCGCGTACCGCAGCTTCTGCGTGCCCGCGAGCTGCATGGCTGCGGCCAGGGGCAGCGAGGGCAGCACGTAGCGCTCGCCCCCGCGCGGGCTGTACGCGACGAGGTGGGGCACGCCGCGCACCACGCCGTCGGCGTCCGCGGGCAGCGTGGTGGCGCCGTAGCCGCTGGCCTGGCTGAGCAGGGGCGTCACCGGGTGGTGGAGCTGGCGCACCTCCAGGAGCTTCTCTGGATCCAGCCCCTGCACATGCACGGAGGCCAGGGCGAGGAACAGGTCCGACGGGGCCACGCGGAAGGCGTCGTCCGCGGCGCGGCGCTCCTGGATGGACGCGGCGGCGGTGCCCAGTTGGTCGCCCAGGCTGCGCCCCTCGCCCTCGTCCGCGACGCCGGCCCAGACCTCCAGGGCCTTGCCGGCGGGGATGAGGAACGCGGGGCGCTGGAGGGCGAGCACGGACTGGGCGCGGGTGCGGGCCTCGGTGACGCTGGGGTAGCTGCCCAGGCGGACCCTGTAGGGCCACAGGCGGCCGGTGGGAGGCAGCGTGCGGGTGCCCTCGGCGCCCCAGCGAAAGGCGAGCACGGAGTGGCCGGGGTCCTGGTCCAGCAGGGCGCGGAGCGCGTCATCGTCCTGGGACAGGGCGCCCCGGCCCGAGCGCGTGGGGGTGACGCAGGCGCGGGGGCTGAGCTCCGGGTAGGCGAAGTCCAGCATCACCACGGAGGCGCCCTCCTCCACCAGGCGGTGCACCATGCCGCCCATGACCTGGCGCGGCCACGGGTACGCGGCGATGTCCGCGCGAGGGCCCTGCTGGGCTTCGGCGAGCGTGTCGTCGTCGATGGACACGAGCACCACGCGGTCGGAGCGCTCGGACACCTCTCCCAACTGGCGGATGCGCCAGTCGTAGAAGGCGCGCTCGCCGCCGTCGAGCCAGCGCGAGAGCCCGTCGATGAAGCCGGAGGGCGACAGCAGGGGCGCGGGCGTGTCGTCCGGCCGCACGGGTCCCGTGTCACGCTGGGAGACGAGCAGGCCCAGCAGGCAGCCGAACAGGGCCGCCATGGCGAGCGAGAAGCCGAGCCGGTGGAGGAAGCGGCGGCCAGAGGAGTGGATGCGGAGGCGTTGCACGAGCGGCGCACAGGATACTCCGTTGGGGGCTCGCGCCCATGGGCAACACGCGCGGTATGGTTGGCCGCCTTCAACCGTGCCCCGTCCAAGAGAGTGCCCATGAAACGCCTGCTGCTGTCCGCCCTGGCCACCGTGTCCCTGCTGTCGCCGCTCGCCTGTGACCTGGAGAAGACGACCAACCAGCTCAAGGCGGACCACGTCATCGTGGGCACCCTGCTGGCGACGCCGCAGGTGGACGTGTCCGCGTCCGCCATGGCGGGCTACGACGCGGGGACCTTCGGCGGACCGGACGGCGGGGACGTGGTGAACTTCCCCGGGCAGACGGCGGCGTTCGTGTTCTTCGGGACGAAGTCGGGGGAGAACGCGCAGCCGCAGGGCGTGAGCGGGGCCACCGTGACGCTGAACACCGGGAGCTCGGCGGGCGTCCCCCTCAACGGCCAGGGCGGCGGAAGCTACGGCGTGACGAGCGACTCCACGGACGACCTGACGTACGCGTCCGGCGCCACCTACTCGTTCTTCGCGGAGCAGAACGGCACGAAGTACGAGGCGCGGGTGGAGGACGCGCCGACGAAGGAGGCCATCGCGAAGTTCCACCCGGAGGAGGGCTTCGTGCGCCACGACGCCAACACGGCGTTCGCGTTCGACCGGCCGGCGCCTCCGGCGAACCAGGACCGCACGCTCGGCTTCGTGACGGTGGTGCCGCTGGGCGCGAACGGGGAGAAGGGCCAGGCCACCTACTCGAACGTGCCCACGTCGCCGGTGGAGTTCCTCCAGCTGGC
The sequence above is drawn from the Corallococcus sp. NCRR genome and encodes:
- a CDS encoding adenylate/guanylate cyclase domain-containing protein — its product is MQRLRIHSSGRRFLHRLGFSLAMAALFGCLLGLLVSQRDTGPVRPDDTPAPLLSPSGFIDGLSRWLDGGERAFYDWRIRQLGEVSERSDRVVLVSIDDDTLAEAQQGPRADIAAYPWPRQVMGGMVHRLVEEGASVVMLDFAYPELSPRACVTPTRSGRGALSQDDDALRALLDQDPGHSVLAFRWGAEGTRTLPPTGRLWPYRVRLGSYPSVTEARTRAQSVLALQRPAFLIPAGKALEVWAGVADEGEGRSLGDQLGTAAASIQERRAADDAFRVAPSDLFLALASVHVQGLDPEKLLEVRQLHHPVTPLLSQASGYGATTLPADADGVVRGVPHLVAYSPRGGERYVLPSLPLAAAMQLAGTQKLRYADGRLYIGDKYSVPMDAAGYSLLRWEAPAATRGARGPLARSIRAWNVLLNLFDSQEARPVRFDHDLEGRAVILTNTSSYAPERRVTPIGPGIANGAVLGQALANILASNGITRAPPKVDMLATMGLAFIGAFLALSFSWLLRSVGGAFLFVCVAVAAGAGYVGAAGYVFVHDQVWVAVAGPLWSGGLAFLVTTLYAFRTEQDVREFVHSALGRYVSPDVARLVARDVSLMKPERRQMTVYLCDIEGFTRLSEALPPEQLVPLLNTFLTEMTAVVRATAGQVDKYIGDSVMAFWGAPVRTDRHAHLACEAALKLHAALAQKQPLWEKQFGHRLSVRAGIDTGDLLVGDMGSELKSNYTVMGDAVGMAGRLEAANKQYGTQVLVGQTTAQLASDAYVFREVDRVLLRDRPQPVRVHELLGRRGEFSPEKQAGIALYEKALTAYYGRDFILAQELFRRCGVEHGDPVARVYVERCQRLIQTPPPEDWDGVIRWGRRSTDSR